A window of Pusillimonas sp. DMV24BSW_D genomic DNA:
ATTCTTTTCGCCAAGTTTTCGTTGACGGTGTGAGGAGCGCCGCTCTATATTCAATAATCTTTTTCGGACGATGGGCAGGGCAGGAGAACAATGGCTAATTTCGACGCGCCCGTTCGTAAACGGAAGGGGGCTTTTTCCTCTGCGGTCTTTACCTCCCGGCGTTCGCGGGCGGTTTGGTCGCCACGCTCCCGGGTTTCCACCATCACCTTGGTTTATGCAATGGTGTCCATCGTCTGGATCTATTTTTCAGATTATGCATTGCTCAGTTTTGCCTTGGATCAGGAAACATTGGCACGTTGGAGTGTTTTCAAAGGGTTGGGGTTTGTCGCGGTAACGTCGGCATTACTCTTTTGGTTAATGTGGAAGGCGTTTGGTGCGCTGGAGCAGGCTTATGCGGCACTGCGCGAGCTAAATGGATCGCTTGAGGAGAAGGTGTCCGGTCGTACCCATGAATTGGAAAATGCCCTGAACAGGGCGCGCGATGCAGACCGTTTAAAGTCGGCTTTTCTGGCAACCATGTCACACGAATTACGAACGCCGTTGAATTCTATTATTGGGTTTACCGGCATCGTTTTACAGGGTATGGCCGGCCCGCTGACTCCCGAGCAGCAACGCCAGTTAGGCATGGTGCGCGGGAGCGCACGACATTTGCTTGACCTAATTAACGATGTGCTCGATTTATCAAAAATTGAGGCGGGCCAACTCCAGGTACGCGCTGAGGCCTTCAATATTGCCGATTCAGCTCAGAAAGTAGTCGGTTTGGTTCAGCCGCTGGCGGAACAAAAAGGTTTGCGTTTGCAGATGGAAATTGCGCCCGATGTCGGCAGTATGTATAGCGATCGCCGTAGGGTGGAACAAATTCTTATTAACTTATTAAATAATGCAATTAAATTTACAGACGAAGGCGGCGCTGTTATTCAACTAACCTTGGATCCGGCGTTTCATGTAAACGAGAAGGTGCCGCCATGCCAAGCCCTTCGCATTCAGGTTCATGACACCGGCATTGGCATCAGGCCTGAAGATATCGGTACGTTGTTTCAGCCTTTTAGTCAGGTCGATAATGGGCTCACGCGGGCGCACGAGGGTACCGGTCTGGGCCTGGCAATATGCTCGCGACTCGTTAAGTTGCTTGGAGGAACGATTACGGTACGCAGTGTGTGGTCGGAAGGTACCGTTTTCACAGTGACGCTACCGCTGGAGATGTCATGACCTTATTGCCGTTACAGATACTGATTATTGAAGATAACGAACAAAACCGGTATTTGCTGACTTTCCTTCTCGAAAAGCGCGGTCATACGGTGCAATCCGCGATTGACGGGGCGTCCGGGATACGCAAGGCTCAGCAGTGGCGGCCCGATCTTATTTTGCTTGATATTCAGCTCCCGACCATGCATGGTTATGATGTTGCGGCGGAACTTCGTCGCCACGCGTCAACGGCTCATATTCCCATTGTGGCGGTCACGTCATATGCAATGCCGGGCGACCGTGAGCGGGCGATTGAGTCTGGTTGTGACGGCTATGTTGAAAAGCCGATCGACCCGGATACATTTGTAATGCAGGTTGAAGCGTATTGTGACAGCGCGGAATCAGGAGGCCGGCGTGGCTCAGGCTCTGGTTGTTGACGACAAGGAAGAGAATGTTTATTACCTGCGTGCGCTGCTTGAGGCGGTTGGGCATCAGGTGATGGCGGCTCCCAATGGTGCAGTGGCACTTGAAAAGGCGCAGGCAGCGCCTCCCGATATTGTTATTTCTGATTTGCTGATGCCGCAAATGGACGGCTATGCATTGTTACAAGCCTGGAAAAGCGATCCCCTTTTGCAGGGCATTCCATTTATTGTTTATACCGCAACGTATACCGAACCCGAAGATGAAAAGCTGGCTCGTGATCTTGGTTGCGACGAGTTCTTGCTGAAACCCACTGAGCCCGATGTCTTTTTGTCGGTTATGAATGAAGTGCTTGAGCGTGGATTTGTGACTCGGCCGTCCCATCAGGCGGCATTGGCGCGTTATGAAAATGAGCCCTTATTCAAGTTGTATAGCCATACTCTGGTGCGCAAGCTCGAAGAGAAATCAACCGAACTTGAGCGTGTGAATCGGGTGTTACGGCAGGATATAGAAAGGCGGGAGCGCGCGGAAGCCGCGCTGCGCGAAAGTGAGGAACGCTTTCGCTTGCTTGCCGAAGCAACAACCGACGTGGCTTGGGATTGGGATATCGCCACTAACCGTTACTGGGTCAGCGCGGGTTGGTTTCCGGTTCTGGGGCATCCTGTGCCCGCCGCCGATCAGTTAGGCTCACTTTGGCAGGCGTTGTTGCATCCTGATGATCGTGTTCGGGTACTGGATTCACTTGAGCAAGATTTACAGTCGGATGTGCAGATCCGGTTCGTTAAGTACCGGTTGCGGCATGGTAACGGACATTGGTTGCATGTTGATGATCGCTCGCACATTCTTCGAGACGAGAGCGGCAGAGCGAAACGCGTGGTTGGAGGCCTCACCGACAGGACCCGGCAGATTAGGCTGGAAGAGCAAATACAACGAACACAACGATTGGAGTCGCTTGGTCAGTTAACCGGTGGTGTGGCACACGACTTCAACAATCTTTTAACCGTTATCTTGGGTAATGCTCAGTTGTTGTCGGAAGAAGTGCAGCGCGACCCACGTTTGATTACGCTGGCGAACATGATTCTGCAGGCAGCTGAAAAAGGGGCGGAACTAACCCGTCATTTACTTGCAGTCGCCCGCCGTCAACCACTTGAACCAGAGACTTTGAATGTTGAAACAGTAGTGCGTGGCATGTTGCCGCTGCTAAAGAATGTATTGGGTACGCGAATTCACATCAATTTTGATTTCCCTGCAGACCTGCCCCCTATTCTTGTCGACGCCGGACAGTTGGATAACGCCCTGTTGAATTTGGCTGTTAACGCTCGTGATGCGATGGTTGAGGGAGGCAGTTTTAATATTTCAGCCAGCGCAATACAGGTTGATGATGAAAGCAATGAGTTGGAAATGGATTCGAATCTGGCTCCGGGTCGCTATGTTGTCTTATCGGTGGCCGATACTGGCGCGGGCATTGCCGCAGATGACTTGCCCCATGTATTTGAACCCTTTTTTACAACCAAGGCCGAAGGGCAGGGCTCGGGTCTTGGATTGGCGATGGTCTTTGGCTTTACGCTTCAGTCGGGAGGTCATGTTAGTGTTGAATCGGAACAAGGGCAGGGGGCGAAATTCACCCTCTATTTACCGTGCGCCCAGGGTGACGCAACAACTGGCAAGGCAGCTTCAACCTTAGCTCAAGTTGCGCTAAAAGCCAGGGGAACGGTGATGGTGGTTGAAGACGATGCCGACGTTCGCGCGTACGTGGAAAGCGCACTGAAATCGGCGGGCTATCATGTTTGCCCGGCTCAAACACCTGAACAGGCGCTTGCGTTTTTACGCGCGGGGCAAGAGTGTGATTTATTGTTTACCGATATTTTGATGCCCGGCATGAACGGGCGCGAACTGGTTAAACGCGCGCGTGTCTTAAGGCCTGAGTTGAAAGTTTTGTACACCACGGGTTACGCAGGGCATGACATACATGCTTCGCTGGGTCAGGCCGATCTGGACGACGATGTTTTGCATAAGCCGTACCGCCGCGAAAAGCTGGTGGCGGCGGTAGGGTTGGCTATGCGTGGTTAGTTAACCTGCTGCTGTTTGATCCAGTTACCTTGTTGGTAGCGGTCAAGATAGTTCACGGTAAAGCCCGTTATTGTGCCATTTTCGGTGTGGAATTTAACCGATGAAATAGAGCCGGCGGGTTCATTTTCACTGAATGGCTTCATGGCAAAGGTATTGCCGTCCCAATGGGTTAAAGGGTAGGTTTGTGGCGTTGGCCCCAAAGCTATTTGCAGTTTGCCCTTGTTTAATTGAATGCGTGCCGGGCCAAAATAGTTGTTGTTGAACTGGCCGGTGTATTGATTCAGGGGCAGGGCTGCTTTGGGTTCCGCGGGAGGTGCTTTACCAACTAAATCACCAACAGGGTCGAACATGCCCGACAAAACATGATTGTAGCCTGCATACCAGTCACGTCTGACTTCACCGTAAGAGACAAGGTCGATAAACTCCGCTGCAATCGCTTCGGCTGCGCCGACCGGGCTGGCATTCGTTAAAACAATAATGCCCAGGTCGGCCGATGGCACGATACGAAAATGGGTGCCTGTGCCCAGCAGGAAAGCGCCTGAATGGTTTATCGTCGTGCGTCCATTTGCTTCGATTCCGTAGTCGAAACCAAAGCCGTAGGCGCTGGGGCGCGATATGTCGGTTGCCACTTGGTGGGTAATGGTTTGAATGCTCATGGCAGGAACCAGAGATTCTTGTGATGCAATGGTTTTCCCGTCGAGTTTGCCATTGGCCAGCAAAAATTTCAGCCATTGCGACATATCTTTGATGTTGGATGAAACACCGCCTGCAGGGGCTTGCGCATTGGGGTTGCGTTTGTATAGTGGCTTGAATTCACCCTTGGTTAAAGCATGCAAAGATGCTCGATTCCGGTGCGCGAGGTAGTCTTCGTGTCTTGCACTTGACGCTGTCATACCCAAAGGCAGGAACAAGTCCTTTTCCAATAACGCTTCGTACGGTTGGCCGGCCGCCGCGGCAACGGCCTGACCGGCTGTGGTCGTGCCGAAATTAGCGTACGCGTAAGAAGACCTGAACGGGTTCAGGTCAAGCAGGTGTAATTTGCCAAGGATGTAGTCGCGGTCGTACCCCAAGTCTTCCAGTGCATCACCCGCAGCGAACGGCAGACCGGTACGGTGCGCCATAAAGTCGCCGATGGTTGCGTTTTGAGTGACGTAGGCGTCTTTTAGTTGAAACTTGGGTAAATGCTGAACAACGGGGTCGGCCCAGCTTACCCTCCCTTGCGTTATCTGCGTGGCAATAAGAGAGGCCGTTAATGACTTCGACAAAGAGGCGAGCATGAAGACAGTATCTTCATTCACGGGTTCAGCTTTGCCGACTTCGCGAACGCCAAAACCCTGGCGAAACACAACCTGGTTGTTGTGCACGACCGCGACGGCCAGCCCAGGTATGCCGCTGCGCTCCATAATGCGTTTAACAATTTTGGGTAATGCAGCAATCGCCTGACCTGGGTCTGGTTGTGCCAAGGCGATTACATCATCGCTGGGTGACGCCCCCAGGACCAAGTCCAGGGGGGTGGCCATTGCTGGGGCCGCGGCCCCAGCAAAGATGCTTACAGTTGCAAAAGCGAACGGACGAAAAACGCGACAGAGTTTTTGCATGCGGCTAGGCCTCGGCCGCTTCTGGTTCAGCTTCCTCAAGCAGCGGCAGGGGCTCCAGTACCGTTTTCGGGTCTTTGGCTTCCTTTTGAATTTGCATATCCAGCATTCTGCGCGCCCTTACGGCAGCTTCGTCCAGTCGGATAGCAACGTTGGGGATACTTTCTCCCCCCATTTCATCCAGCTGTTTTTGTTGGATTTCAAGAATAACCTTGTCTTCATTAAAGGTGTCGTCAATGGATTTTTTGATGCCCTGGGTGAGTTTGTCGTCGCCCAGATCAAAGTTGCGGTCAACCGCCCAGAAATAGTGGGTGGATTTTTCCGTTTCGGGGGTGAGCAAGTGCAGAACATGCATGACGTGAGCCTGTGAGCGGTCTTTCTCAACAGGGTATACACCCACGTCGGTCATGTTGATGCCCGGCATCAGGTTAATCGCTGTTTGCCAGCGATTGATCGGGCTACTGCTTTTGAGCACCATTTCGAAGAAAGGGGGAGGATCGATATTCGGCATTTCGCGGTGCGCACGAATGAGGCGATCACCGTTTACCGTCACGTTAAGAGGGTAGTTGGCGATTGACTCTTCTTCTTCATTGCCGATAGTGCGGGTATGCACATAACTTTCATGACTCAGATCAAGCAAGTTATCGTTCATAAGACGAAAGTCGCATTCGAAATGATGGTAACCCAGCGAAGGCGTCCAGCCAGGCGAATCATTCCAGTGAACATCGGGAATCAGGGTGTCGGAGGCCAACTCTGGATCTCCCATCCAGATCCACACAAAACCGTGGCGCAATACAGTTGGAAAACGTTTGACACAGGCTTTTGCCGGAATTTGGGTTTGCCCTGGAATGGTCGTGCATGTGCCTTGGGCATTGAACTTCATGCCGTGATAACCGCATTGGAGTTCGTCGCCAATCCGTTTGCCGACCGATAAGGGCATCAGGCGATGAGGGCAAAGGTCTTGCAAAGCGGTAGTTTCGCCTTCAGACGTGCGATAAATAATGACATTTTCGCCCAGCAACTTACGGTTAATGGTTGTTTCTTCGAGTTCATGCTCAAAGGCGGCAACATACCAGGTGTTTTTCAGCCAAATCATTGTTTGCTCCTCCAACAATTACTTTATTGTTTCATCAAAATGACAGGTTTTTATTGTTCAGGTCGAACTTGCGTTTCCGGATTTTCTAAAAAGCGGGCGAGTTCGATGGATCGTAAAGCCACGCAAGGCTTTCGTAACCTTGGTGGTCCGTTCGCGACTCAAGCATATTATTACGCAATTCACGCGTAACGCCGGCTGCGTGGTAGGCTTCGCCATACAATCGCGCGGTCAGTTGAACACGCCCTGTACGCAAGTAGCGCTTATCCTGGTAGCGTGCGAACGCCTGCTCGAAGTTCTGTGTGTTTCGTAGTTCGCCGGCCAGGCAAACCGCGTCTTCCATGGCCATGGCGGCACCCTGCGCCATATATTGAAGCATGGGGTGGGCGGCGTCGCCAAGCAATGTTACACGGCCCTTCGACCACGTTTTAACCGGCTCCCGATCGCACAACACCCACATCCGCCAGGTTTCAATTTTTGACAGAAGCTCTTTTACCGGTTCGCAGTTGTGTGCAAAGCGGGCGTGCAATTCCTCGGGGTCGGCCTTGGCGTCCCAACCTTCTACATAGCGGTCGCTGTGGAAGACGGCGACCAGGTTGTACAGCGCCCCTTTTCGCAACGGGTAGTGAACCAGGTGGTTGCGTGGGCCGGCCCATAAAACCATATCATTGCGGTACAGATGCTTGGGAACTTCCTCAATGGGAAGAACCGCGCGGTAGGCAATATGGCCTGCAACCCGCGGCGGCCCGTCATTCAAAAGCCGGCTGCGAATGCGCGACCAGAGGCCGTCGCAACCAATGAGCGCTGCGCCGTCAAAAGTGCGATTGTCTTCGGTGGTGACTCTAACGCTATTGCCTGTATCGTCATACTCTGCGACTTTGCAGCCCGTGTGAATCGTCACGTTGTCGTTATTTTCACAGGCTTCAACCAGCGCGCGGTGCAAATCGGCGCGATAAATAACGCCGTAAGGCTTGCCGAACCGATCAATAAAGGCCTGGCCCATTTTCATGCTGGTAACCTGATCGCCGGTCAGGCCGTCCATCATGACCAGATGCTCTGGATAAACAACGCTTTTTTCTATTTCGGCGGTAATACCCAATGCATCGAACATTCTGAACGCGTTGGGCCCTAATTGAATGCCGGCGCCAATTTCCGAGAGTTCATCTGCTTGCTCAAGCAACGATACTGCGTAACCGGCTTTACCTAGCATGATTGCGGCAGCACAGCCGCCGATGCCGCCGCCCACAATAAGAATGGGGGCGTTAGCCGAGTGAGTTGTTTCATTCATATACGGTTTTCTCCTTTATCCCGTATTCTCGGTTGTCGCCTACTCTAATTCAATATAATCAACTTTATACTTTTCATTAGGCGTGGTTATGAAGAAGCTGGCCAATATCGATTTGAAGCTGCTTCAATTGTTCGATGAGATCTGTAAAACGCGAAACTTGTCTCGTGCAGCGGAAAATCTGAATTTGACGCAACCGGCTGTTAGCCTCGCTTTGGGGCGTTTGCGTCAGCATTTTGGTGACCCGTTGTTTGTTCGTGTCGGCGGCAAAATGGTTCCCACGCCTATTGCTGAACAATTACACGAGTTGGTCGCCAATGCAATTGCTTTGCTTGAGGCAACCATGGCCTACCAGCCCCGGTTTGATCCTGCGAATGACGCACGATTGTTTCGCATTGCCATGACCGACGTGGGGCAAATTGTGGTGTTACCGCATATCTTGAACACATTCCGCGATATTGCACCGCATATTCAGGTTGATGTCATCACAATTACCAATGAAATTGCCGATCAGCTCCAGCATGGAGATGTTGATTTGGCATTGGGATTCGTGCCCGATCTTGACGGACGGTATGTTCAGCAAAAGTTGTTTGAAGACGGGTTCGCCTGTTTGGTACGCGAAGATCATCCGCGGGTTAAAGAGGCACTGACTGTTCGAAGTTTTCAGGATGAGGAGCACGTGATTGTGAAAACGTCCGGCACCGGCCATCTGATCATTGAGCATAATCTCCAGCAGCAGGGCCTGAATCGCAAAGTAGGCGTTCAGGTGCCCAATTTCATCGGCGTGGCAACGGTCGTGGGCAGTTCCAACCTAATCGCTACGTTGCCAGGCCGCGCAGCCAAGTTGCTCGCGCGTGCGCACGATGTTCGTGTCATGAAATTACCTGTCGACATGCCGTCGTATTACGTGCGGCAAAGCTGGCATGAGCGTATGCAGCACGACCCGGCCCATAAGTGGTTGCGCAAAAAGGTTGCGGAGATTTTCGGTTCTAACTAGTTGTTGTTGGTACAAACGCTAATCGGGGTCGGCGTTGCCGTTGCACGCGCTTGGTGTATGCTGGCAATGCCCTGTTTCAGTTGACCCTAAATGTTGCTCATCGATCTCATCTATAACATTAGTCTGCTGCTTTCCCTGATGGTTTTTTATCAGGTTGTGGTGTCACGCAACAAGCGTGAAAAGGTGTCGCGCAAGGTTATTTTAGGGTTGTTGTTGGGTGCGGTCGCCGTGGTGGGCATGTTGGCTCCCCTGGAGTACGGCGAAGGCATTATTTTCGATGGCCGCTCTATTGTGTTGTTTATAGCGGGCCTTTTTGGCGGGCCTGTGTCCGCTGGGGTGTCGGCGTTACTGGTGGGAGCCTATCGTATTTGGTTGGGTGGTGCCGGCATGCCGGTTGGGGTTGCCACAATTGTCATGTCGGCGGGAATCGGCGTTATTTTCTACTATTTCCGACAGCGATACGGCAGTTTAACGGCCGTCCAGGCATTCGGTGCGGGGCTGGCGGTGCATTTGTTCATGCTGCTCTTGTTTCTGTTGCTTCCCAATGGGGTAGGGTTTGCGATTGTTGAACAGATCTGGCTAACCGTTTTATTGGCTTACCCTGCGGGCACGGCAGCGGTGTGTCTTTTGTTTCAGGATTACGAGGAACAGGAGAAGACCCGGGAGAATCTGAAATGGTTGGCCTATTACGATGCGCTTACTACGTTACCCAATCGCCATTATCTGGCTGAGCAAGTCGACAATGCCTTGTCGCTGTGTTTAGGTTCAGGGGAAAAAGGTGCTGTATTACTGATTCATCTCGATCGGTTTTCGCGGCTGAACGATGCCAGGGGCTACGACGTGGGCGATCGTTTGTTGCAGGAAGTGGCCCGCCGGTTGAAAGAGACGCTGGGGCAAAATGGTACGTTGGCGCGCATGTCCGGCGGCGATTTTTTTGTTTTGCTGAACGAAAATTTTGCATCGGATTCCCAGTTGGAGCAGGTAGTGACTGACTGGATTACGCGTATCAGAGCGGAATTGCGAACACCGGTTGAACTCGACGATCTGAAGATACCGGTTTTTGTGAGCATTGGGGTGACGTTTTTTCCGCACGACCGCTTCGATACGCCGGTTCAAGTGTTGAAACGCTCCGATATTGCCATGCACCGGGCCAAGTGGAAAGGCGGCAATCAAAGTATCTTTTATGAACAGTCCATGTCGGTAGTGGCGGAGCAACAGTTTCAAATCGAGCGCGAATTGCGCGTTGCTATTGCCGATAATCAACTACGCCTGTATTTTCAATCGCAAGTTAACACCAAAGGCAACGTGGTTGGTGCCGAAACGTTTGTACGCTGGCTGCACCCTGAGCGCGGGCTGATCTCGCCAGGCGTGTTTATCCCAATCGCGGAAGAAACCGATTTAATCGTTGAATTGGGAGAGTGGGTGTTGCACGGGGCGTGCGAAATACTGGCCAAAGATTCAAATGGCTTAATTCCGGGGCGATTGGCGGTCAATATTAGCCCGCGTCATTTCATGCACCCTGGCTTTCTCGCGTCGGTTCAGCATATCCTGCAGGCAACCGGCGCGAACCCCGCACGGCTGACTTTTGAAGTAACAGAATCATTGTGGATCCATGATCTGGTCGATGTAACCGAAAAAATGCGCACGTTAACAAAGCTTGGCATTCATTTTTCCCTGGACGATTTCGGCACCGGCTATTCCTCATTGACTTACATTAAGCATTTACCAATACACGAGCTGAAAATCGACAAAACATTTGTTCAGGATGCACCCAATGCAAAAGATAGCGCCGCGCTTGTTGAGTCGATTCTGGCGGTTGCATACCATATGAATCTGCAGGTTGTTGCCGAGGGGGTGGAAACACATGAACAGGCTGATTTCCTGAGTGCCCGGGGTGATGTGGTGTATCAGGGGTATTTGTTTTGCAGGCCCGAGCCTTTCGAACAATGGGTAAAACAACTGGCTAAATAAGAAAAAACCCCGCTTAACCGATATGGGTTGAGCGGGGCTCGGAATGTATAAGTTACTGAATTAGTTGAACTTATTTTTTCGGTGCTTTGGCATAGCGCAGGTAAGGCAACTTAATGTCCAGCTCACCGAATTTTTCACGGGCCTGGTCGTCTTTTAGGCTCAGGGCAACGATAACGTCCTGACCGGGTGTCCAGTTGGCGGGAGTGGCAATAGGTACCCCGTCGGTAGCCTGAACGGCATCCAGTGCGCGCAGAATTTCGGCAAAATTGCGGCCGACCGACATAGGATAAGACATCGTCAGGCGTACTTTTTTGTCGGGGCCGATAATAAACACAGTGCGAACTGTTGCGCTGTCGGCCGGCGTGCGCCCGTCGGGCAAATAGGCGTCGGCAGGCAGCATGTTGTAGAGCTTGGAGACTTCCAAAGACGTGTCGTCGATAATGGGGAAGTTGGCCGGTGCTCCCGCCACTTTTTCGATGTCGCGTTTCCATTTCTGGTGGTCGTCAACGCTGTCTACTGAAACACCCAACACTTTCGTGTTGCGCTTTTCGAACTCGGGTGCCAATTGGGCAACCGCGCCGAATTCCGTGGTGCAGACGGGGGTGAAATCTTTGGGGTGTGAGAACAGAATCGCGTAGCTGTCGCCGATCCAGTCGTGTAGTGTGATTTTGCCGGCGGTTGAGTCGACGGTGAAATTGGGAGCAACGTCGTTAATACGTAATGACATGGTTTAACCTCTTTCTTGAAAATGGACTGCTTTAAATTGTTATCCGGTTCAGATTCATCCGGTGTCGCACTACTCATTAATACTAGCGCAAATAATTCGGGTTTTCCATAGGTTGTCTGGGTAAATATCCAACCCGGTATTGATAAGCATCAAGCATCGCGCCTTTACTGTCAACGAAGCTTGGGTAATATGGTTATCTGGTAATTTATTTATAGGGTGTCGTTATGATTTTTCGCCAGTTATTCGACAACACATCTTCAACCTATACTTATTTGCTCGCAGATGAAACTCACCGGCAGGCGATGCTGATTGATCCGGTATTTGGGCAAGTGCGTCGTGATTTGGCACTGATTCGGGAACTGGGTTTGACGTTGGTGCTTGTTGCGGACACGCATGCGCATGCGGATCACATTACGGCGGCATGGTTGCTCAGACAGAAAACAGGGTGTCGGATTGCATCAGCGAAGGTGATTAATGCCGATCATACCGACGTGGCGCTGGAGGAGGGCGAGGAGTTTGGGGTAAAGGGTGTTCGGTTAAAGGCGATCTCAACACCGGGTCATACCGACGGTTGCATGAGCTTTATTCTAGAAGACGAGTCAATGGTCTTTACTGGTGACACGCTTCTGATTCGTGGATGCGGGCGCAGTGATTTTCAGCAGGGTAGTGCACATCGCTTGTACCACTCAATTACCGGCAAGTTGTTTGCTTTACCCGATCCCTGCCTGGTGTATCCTGCGCACGACTATCAGGGCCGCACAGTCAGCACGATCGGCGAAGAAAAAGCGTTCAACGCGCGCGTTGGTGCAGGGGCCAGCGAAACGGATTTTGTTGAATATATGAATGCAATGAAATTACCGCATCCGAAATTAATTGACGAAGCTGTGCCGGCCAATTTGCGCAGTGGCCGTCCAGAGAACGGTAAACTCCCGGAGGAACCGGGTTGGGGCGATATCCGTATTACCTACGCCGGCGTACCTGAAATTGATGAGGAGTGGCTGGAGCAGCATTTGGGCGAGGTCACGGTGCTCGACGTGCGGCTGGATGATGAGGTGAAAGACAATCCTCAGTCCAGGCGTTTGGTTGATGTGCACATTCCGTTGAACCAGTTGCGTGACCGTCTCGAAGAAATTCCGCGAGATAAACCGGTGGTTGCCATGTGCCGGTCGGGCCGGCGTTCTTCGTTGGCCGTGTCGATTTTGAAAGATGCCGGGTTTGAAAAAGTAGCAAGCTTGAGTCGGGGTTTTGTCACCAGTATCCCGTAAATTTTGGAGTTAATTTATGTCAGAAATTGAAATCCCTTATGGTGCTTATTGGTCGACGCCGTTTGCCCGGTGGCAAGGTAGTTTGTCGCATTTGCATAGTTTGAAATTTGCGGCGCATGTTGCAAAAGATGCGTTGAAGCGACGGCAGGTCGACCCGGAAAGTTTCGACTTTGCGGCCTTGGGCATGTCGGTACCACAAAAAGGGTCTTTCTATGGCTTGCCTTGGCTTGCAGGTGAAATGGGTATACCCCACCTTGCCGGCCCTACCATTAGCCAGGCTTGCGCAACCGGCGTGCGGCTATTGCAAACGGTGGCGTCAACCATCCGCGAAGGCGACTCACAGGTGGCGCTGGCCATTGCTTGCGACCGCATATCGAATGGGCCGCATATTTATTATCCCGCACCCCAAGGGCCTGGTGGAACGGGAGATCATGAAAATTGGGTGCTCGATAGTTTCA
This region includes:
- a CDS encoding sensor histidine kinase, with the translated sequence MANFDAPVRKRKGAFSSAVFTSRRSRAVWSPRSRVSTITLVYAMVSIVWIYFSDYALLSFALDQETLARWSVFKGLGFVAVTSALLFWLMWKAFGALEQAYAALRELNGSLEEKVSGRTHELENALNRARDADRLKSAFLATMSHELRTPLNSIIGFTGIVLQGMAGPLTPEQQRQLGMVRGSARHLLDLINDVLDLSKIEAGQLQVRAEAFNIADSAQKVVGLVQPLAEQKGLRLQMEIAPDVGSMYSDRRRVEQILINLLNNAIKFTDEGGAVIQLTLDPAFHVNEKVPPCQALRIQVHDTGIGIRPEDIGTLFQPFSQVDNGLTRAHEGTGLGLAICSRLVKLLGGTITVRSVWSEGTVFTVTLPLEMS
- a CDS encoding response regulator yields the protein MTLLPLQILIIEDNEQNRYLLTFLLEKRGHTVQSAIDGASGIRKAQQWRPDLILLDIQLPTMHGYDVAAELRRHASTAHIPIVAVTSYAMPGDRERAIESGCDGYVEKPIDPDTFVMQVEAYCDSAESGGRRGSGSGC
- a CDS encoding hybrid sensor histidine kinase/response regulator — its product is MTARNQEAGVAQALVVDDKEENVYYLRALLEAVGHQVMAAPNGAVALEKAQAAPPDIVISDLLMPQMDGYALLQAWKSDPLLQGIPFIVYTATYTEPEDEKLARDLGCDEFLLKPTEPDVFLSVMNEVLERGFVTRPSHQAALARYENEPLFKLYSHTLVRKLEEKSTELERVNRVLRQDIERRERAEAALRESEERFRLLAEATTDVAWDWDIATNRYWVSAGWFPVLGHPVPAADQLGSLWQALLHPDDRVRVLDSLEQDLQSDVQIRFVKYRLRHGNGHWLHVDDRSHILRDESGRAKRVVGGLTDRTRQIRLEEQIQRTQRLESLGQLTGGVAHDFNNLLTVILGNAQLLSEEVQRDPRLITLANMILQAAEKGAELTRHLLAVARRQPLEPETLNVETVVRGMLPLLKNVLGTRIHINFDFPADLPPILVDAGQLDNALLNLAVNARDAMVEGGSFNISASAIQVDDESNELEMDSNLAPGRYVVLSVADTGAGIAADDLPHVFEPFFTTKAEGQGSGLGLAMVFGFTLQSGGHVSVESEQGQGAKFTLYLPCAQGDATTGKAASTLAQVALKARGTVMVVEDDADVRAYVESALKSAGYHVCPAQTPEQALAFLRAGQECDLLFTDILMPGMNGRELVKRARVLRPELKVLYTTGYAGHDIHASLGQADLDDDVLHKPYRREKLVAAVGLAMRG
- a CDS encoding serine hydrolase, producing the protein MATPLDLVLGASPSDDVIALAQPDPGQAIAALPKIVKRIMERSGIPGLAVAVVHNNQVVFRQGFGVREVGKAEPVNEDTVFMLASLSKSLTASLIATQITQGRVSWADPVVQHLPKFQLKDAYVTQNATIGDFMAHRTGLPFAAGDALEDLGYDRDYILGKLHLLDLNPFRSSYAYANFGTTTAGQAVAAAAGQPYEALLEKDLFLPLGMTASSARHEDYLAHRNRASLHALTKGEFKPLYKRNPNAQAPAGGVSSNIKDMSQWLKFLLANGKLDGKTIASQESLVPAMSIQTITHQVATDISRPSAYGFGFDYGIEANGRTTINHSGAFLLGTGTHFRIVPSADLGIIVLTNASPVGAAEAIAAEFIDLVSYGEVRRDWYAGYNHVLSGMFDPVGDLVGKAPPAEPKAALPLNQYTGQFNNNYFGPARIQLNKGKLQIALGPTPQTYPLTHWDGNTFAMKPFSENEPAGSISSVKFHTENGTITGFTVNYLDRYQQGNWIKQQQVN
- a CDS encoding aromatic ring-hydroxylating dioxygenase subunit alpha — its product is MIWLKNTWYVAAFEHELEETTINRKLLGENVIIYRTSEGETTALQDLCPHRLMPLSVGKRIGDELQCGYHGMKFNAQGTCTTIPGQTQIPAKACVKRFPTVLRHGFVWIWMGDPELASDTLIPDVHWNDSPGWTPSLGYHHFECDFRLMNDNLLDLSHESYVHTRTIGNEEEESIANYPLNVTVNGDRLIRAHREMPNIDPPPFFEMVLKSSSPINRWQTAINLMPGINMTDVGVYPVEKDRSQAHVMHVLHLLTPETEKSTHYFWAVDRNFDLGDDKLTQGIKKSIDDTFNEDKVILEIQQKQLDEMGGESIPNVAIRLDEAAVRARRMLDMQIQKEAKDPKTVLEPLPLLEEAEPEAAEA
- a CDS encoding 3-hydroxybenzoate 6-monooxygenase is translated as MNETTHSANAPILIVGGGIGGCAAAIMLGKAGYAVSLLEQADELSEIGAGIQLGPNAFRMFDALGITAEIEKSVVYPEHLVMMDGLTGDQVTSMKMGQAFIDRFGKPYGVIYRADLHRALVEACENNDNVTIHTGCKVAEYDDTGNSVRVTTEDNRTFDGAALIGCDGLWSRIRSRLLNDGPPRVAGHIAYRAVLPIEEVPKHLYRNDMVLWAGPRNHLVHYPLRKGALYNLVAVFHSDRYVEGWDAKADPEELHARFAHNCEPVKELLSKIETWRMWVLCDREPVKTWSKGRVTLLGDAAHPMLQYMAQGAAMAMEDAVCLAGELRNTQNFEQAFARYQDKRYLRTGRVQLTARLYGEAYHAAGVTRELRNNMLESRTDHQGYESLAWLYDPSNSPAF